In Eriocheir sinensis breed Jianghai 21 chromosome 30, ASM2467909v1, whole genome shotgun sequence, the following are encoded in one genomic region:
- the LOC127005634 gene encoding arginine-glutamic acid dipeptide repeats protein-like isoform X9, which translates to MMTTTDRGKGVEEGENGGAATAATAAAAAAAAVAAAPGGCTEAAIDPPPSSTSSSNSNSSSASIPPSGVMVPGGPKGPDGTVIEEVMTAVVGKKQPVRGQAFRAPNGEYVSYLCTDDTTLYRPGDSVYIESQRADQPFFICSIQEFRRSKRDTLMVNIKWFYRPSEVPETVYQRLAQDRNTENNNKSLVTDDPVIKSRELFISDATDTYPVSVLRGLCRVDHYSDIHSVRDFLPEDNSFFYILGYNPETRRLASTQGEIRVGPSHQAKLPEFKGNVIVDERPEVCADWEEQRWVPGASRDTDLLMYLRAARSMAAFAGLCDGGSTTDGCNAASRDDTTINALEMLHNSDYDHGKALQALVKCPVPDGIEKKWSEDERKRFMKGLRQYGKNFFRIRKDLLPHKETSDLVSFYYLWKKTPAAAGHRPHRRHRRQNVLRRIRTPRAQRNTGPSDPLDPSSASEKDDDSDDSDSKDRQGYHCRHCYTTSSRDWHHAGKDKQLLCYECRIHFKRYGDLPVITNPREPPPGSGRPPPTPTEEDLRMRTRTRSKEITTRHRAARRSRANTPDITDECPTPDRRTPDRRTPDRRTARLSSSPAPKKVEDKNPRVKRAMGSDDASGSSTPSKRRRNGGDMSGLSTEESSDEGDGGSGDPSSPSPMNPSTPTPQLLPVSTPQAPEAPISSPAPQPPSNPTTTATITTTTTPTTTASTSPPPPSPMSLPPVAPPVSSTITTTTSTSTTTTSSPAITTTATSLSSVTVSMPSASPVSSIPSAPAPASPPHPTTSSHLLPHSSAASSSPAPAPKPRQLVPPGSLWSIMPGSPAPATTTTSAPMAPAAQVNPTWSSVVQTPLASTAMPRLSPGGPVPPPPPAHSGSAIQPQVITRISSAPPPPPAQQPPLSTPGKPLSGPPSIPISGAGMHGPGMGRPGMAGVRMVPQSVPPASPRTSALTVVAPVASVGSAPPVTAAPTPLRPGTSMEDRGSVVRAPVSSVPHSVLAPQAAPPHSAPAPGPPPALHDKPPKVKTEADMVRYPPGLHHPGLRPPPTSIHGHPPAPPPSHHPPPTSQPPAPTSTAPLSLACTSSSSISGLPSGYPATVGAGAAAVSRPPLMTSSGMLPYPPPAGLIKPEQIKREAEPPYRPDKIKYEPSSGPPAAHHPAPAPAPPPLPEPFKMEVPKVEPKLEIKQERGDRPEIIAEIKSEPRHEPPKPPPITMPPGLTPGSLGSLPVNLCIPGYPYPYAAVAGYGYPLPLHYYPTPTHPRTTASTIHRPQSPSQRPGSSGGSSGPPSIASSRASPPTPSFTSTGSSATVTTSSTTTKPSTIPGAYAPPHLGPAMYGGRPGVPPHLSSPGKLPTSQPAQAPPGVRPPGPAVGLPGMSPGLPPGMPPGLSTASGGPAPLPTPPAAHTGPVVKPPSMPVNLSQSSSGPPASQPPTTQALPATVPPSHPSYPGGPTSTLGPAAPQHDEEHDDGDDDLPMHREPSPEPKIEDSEFHRSESAIFLRHWNRGEFNSCTRTDLTFKPVPNSQLARKREERLRKQAEKEREEREKVQRKASSSTPDKRETPKPSSSGEGSSLYDRMQPRNPVDTPALSRLGEYARSPAGLSPGAGRPPGLGLPSGLGGGPPPGLDLLHYGSMLYPPASQERMELEAARERELRELRDRELTDRIKQEMLKRPLNPADPAYPHGLSPHWLSGTRFPTLPPPVTLGSGFPHSHPLYAPSPSVSSAMIANERDRLERLGLPATTLGLTVAAPPSENPLSVSSVERLALADHMHRLQMFNEVHAHTHSHAHTHLHLHPGAAAAAAAAGYPPRPLMRPGDPSPHQLPPGYPPQSHHALLGRPYEELAHITAAHAHEIQRQMLIERERFPHLTPGGPFRPEYGHGR; encoded by the exons ACACTGAGAATA ATAACAAGTCCTTGGTGACGGACGACCCGGTTATCAAGTCGCGAGAGCTCTTCATCTCAGACGCCACAGACACCTACCCCGTGTCTGTGCTGCGGGGACTCTGCCGCGTCGACCACTACTCAGACATACACTCCGTCAGGGATTTTCTGCCCGAGGACAACTCCTTCTTCTACATCCTTGG GTACAACCCCGAGACGCGGAGACTTGCCTCCACACAGGGTGAGATCAGAGTGGGGCCGTCACACCAGGCCAAGCTGCCGGAGTTCAA AGGCAATGTGATAGTGGATGAGCGGCCGGAGGTGTGCGCCGACTGGGAGGAGCAGCGGTGGGTGCCGGGGGCCTCGCGCGACACAGACCTACTCATGTACCTGAGGGCCGCACGCTCCATGGCTGCATTTGCCGGCCTGTGTGACGGAGGCTCAACCACGGACGGCTGCAATGCTGCCTCCAGGGATGACACCACCATCAACGCCTTGGAGATG CTGCACAACAGTGACTACGACCACGGCAAGGCCCTCCAGGCGTTGGTCAAGTGTCCAGTGCCCGACGGCATCGAGAAGAAGTGGTCCGAGGATGAGAGG AAGCGGTTCATGAAGGGGCTGAGGCAGTACGGCAAGAACTTCTTCAGGATACGCAAAGACCTTCTGCCGCACAAGGAAACG AGTGACCTGGTGTCCTTCTACTACCTGTGGAAGAAGACCCCCGCGGCGGCCGGCCATCGCCCTCACCGCCGCCACCGTCGCCAGAACGTGCTGCGGCGGATACGTACGCCACGGGCCCAGCGCAACACTGGCCCCAGCGACCCCTTGGACCCCTCTTCCGCCTCCGAGAAGGATGACGACTCGGATGACTCAGACTCCAAGGACCGCCAAGGCTACCACTGCCGCCATTGTTACACCACCT CCTCACGTGACTGGCACCACGCGGGGAAGGACAAACAACTGCTGTGTTACGAGTGCCGAATTCACTTCAAGCGCTACGGCGACCTGCCCGTCATCACCAACCCCAGAGAACCCCCACCAGGCTCAGGGCGACCACCACCTACACCCACCGAGGAGGACCTGCGGATGAGGACACGCACCCGGTCCAAGGAGATCACCACCCGCCACCGTGCCGCCCGCCGGTCTCGTGCCAACACCCCGGACATCACCGACGAGTGCCCCACGCCTGACCGCAGGACCCCGGACCGCCGCACACCCGACAGACGCACGGCGCGGCTGTCCTCATCACCCGCCCCGAAGAAG GTGGAGGATAAGAACCCACGGGTGAAGCGTGCGATGGGCTCAGACGACGCCTCGGGCTCGTCCACACCCAGCAAGAGGAGGCGGAACGGTGGTGAT ATGTCCGGGTTAAGTACTGAAGAGAgttctgatgagggtgatggaggtagtggtgacCCCAGCTCCCCCTCACCCATGAACCCCTCTACCCCCACCCCCCAGCTGTTACCAGTGTCCACCCCCCAGGCCCCAGAagcccccatctcctcccctgccccccagCCTCcctccaaccccaccaccactgccacgatcaccaccaccaccacgcccaccaccactgccagcacttctccccctcccccgtcccccaTGTCCCTACCCCCAGTTGCCCCCCCAGTGTCctccacgatcaccaccaccaccagcacctccaccaccaccacctccagcccagccatcaccaccactgccacctccttGTCCTCAGTCACAGTCTCCATGCCTTCTGCTTCCCccgtctcctccatcccctctgcccccgcccccgcctctcctccacaccccaccacctcctctcacCTGCTGCCCCACTCCTCggcggcctcctcctcccctgccccagCGCCCAAGCCCCGACAACTGGTGCCTCCAGGGTCCCTGTGGTCCATCATGCCTGGCTCCCCcgccccagccaccaccaccacttccgcccCCATGGCCCCAGCCGCACAGGTTAACCCCACCTGGAGCAGTGTGGTGCAGACCCCGCTGGCCTCCACTGCCATGCCCCGGCTGTCCCCTGGCGGCCctgtgcccccccctcccccggcacACAGTGGCTCGGCGATCCAGCCCCAGGTGATCACCCGCATCTCCTCTGCCCCGCCCCCTCCGCCTGCCCAGCAGCCCCCACTCTCCACCCCAGGCAAACCTCTGTCAGGACCTCCCAGCATTCCCATAAGTGGGGCGGGGATGCATGGACCCGGGATGGGGCGGCCGGGGATGGCAGGTGTGCGGATGGTGCCCCAGTCTGTGCCCCCCGCCAGCCCCCGCACCTCAGCCCTCACGGTGGTGGCTCCTGTGGCCTCTGTGGGCTCTGCCCCGCCCGTCACTGCCGCCCCCACCCCACTGCGCCCTGGCACCAGCATGGAGGACCGGGGCTCAGTGGTGCGGGCCCCTGTCAGCAGCGTGCCCCACAGTGTGCTGGCCCCGCAGGCTGCCCCACCACACTCAGCCCCAGCCCCTGGCCCTCCCCCTGCTCTGCATGACAAGCCCCCCAAGgtgaagacagaggcagacatgGTGAGGTACCCCCCTGGGCTCCACCACCCCGGCCTCAGGCCACCACCCACCTCCATTCACGGCCAtccccctgccccgcccccctcacaccaccccccacccaccagcCAGCCTCCTGCCCCAACCAGCACGGCCCCGCTCTCCCTGGCctgcaccagcagcagcagcatcagtgGCCTGCCCAGCGGCTACCCTGCCACCGTAGGGGCCGGGGCAGCAGCAGTGTCCAGGCCGCCACTGATGACCAGCAGTGGCATGCTGCCCTACCCGCCCCCCGCTGGCCTCATCAAGCCAGAGCAGATCAAGAGGGAGGCCGAGCCGCCCTACAGGCCAGACAAGATCAAGTACGAGCCTTCCTCTGGGCCGCCCGCCGCACACCACCCCgcccctgcccccgccccgccgcccctgcctgAGCCCTTCAAGATGGAGGTGCCCAAGGTGGAGCCTAAGCTGGAGATCAAGCAGGAGCGCGGCGACCGCCCGGAGATCATCGCTGAGATCAAGTCAGAGCCCCGCCACGAACCCCCCAAGCCCCCACCCATCACCATGCCCCCGGGCCTGACCCCCGGCAGCCTGGGCTCCCTGCCCGTCAACCTCTGCATCCCCGGCTACCCCTACCCCTACGCTGCAGTGGCGGGCTACGGCTACCCCCTGCCCTTGCACTactaccccacccccacccatccCCGCACCACTGCCTCCACCATCCACAGACCCCAGTCCCCCTCCCAGCGCCCTGGCAGCAGCGGCGGCTCCTCCGGCCCGCCCTCCATCGCCTCCAGCCGCGCCTCACCCCCCacaccctccttcacctccaccggctcctccgccaccgtcaccacctcctccaccaccaccaagcctTCCACCATCCCCGGTGCTTACGCTCCGCCTCACCTCGGCCCCGCCATGTACGGGGGGCGGCCAGGGGTGcccccccacctctcctcccctggCAAGCTGCCCACTAGTCAGCCAGCACAGGCCCCGCCCGGGGTAAGGCCGCCCGGCCCCGCCGTGGGTCTTCCAGGCATGTCGCCGGGACTGCCCCCCGGGATGCCTCCAGGTCTGTCAACTGCCTCGGGGGGGCCGGCACCCCTGCCCACGCCCCCTGCTGCTCACACGGGGCCGGTGGTGAAGCCCCCCAGCATGCCTGTCAACTTGAGTCAGTCCTCCAGTGGACCCCCGGCCAGCCAGCCCCCCACCACTCAGGCCCTGCCTGCCACCGTGCCCCCCAGCCATCCATCCTACCCGGGGGGCCCCACCTCCACCCTGGGCCCCGCCGCACCCCAGCACGATGAGGAGCACGACGACGGCGACGATGACTTGCCGATGCACAGAGAACCCTCGCCAGAACCCAAGATTGAAGACTCAGAGTTCCACCGCTCAGAGAGTgccat TTTCCTTCGTCACTGGAACCGCGGAGAGTTCAACTCCTGCACCCGGACGGACCTGACCTTCAAGCCCGTGCCCAACAGCCAGCTGGCCAGGAAGAGAGAGGAGCGGCTCAGGAAGCAGGCAGAGAAGGAGcgcgaggagagggagaaagtgcaG AGGAAGGCCAGCAGCAGCACCCCAGACAAGAGGGAGACACCCAAGCCCTCCAGCTCAGGCGAGGGCAGCTCCCTGTACGACCGCATGCAGCCCAGGAACCCCGTCGACACCCCGGCCCTCTCCAGACTGGG GGAGTATGCGAGGTCCCCGGCTGGGCTGTCACCAGGTGCAGGGCGCCCCCCCGGCCTCGGCCTCCCGTCGGGGTTGGGTGGAGGGCCTCCCCCTGGCCTGGACCTGCTCCACTATGGCAGCATGCTGTACCCGCCGGCCTCCCAGGAGCGCATGGAGCTGGAGGCAGCGCGAGAGCGGGAGCTGCGGGAGCTAAGGGACCGTGAGCTGACCGACCGCATCAAGCAGGAGATGCTCAAGCGGCCCCTCAACCCCGCCGACCCCGCCTACCCCCACGGCCTGTCCCCGCACTGGCTCAGCGGGACGCGCTTCCCCACGCTGCCTCCACCTGTCACCCTGGGCTCCGGGTTCCCCCACAGCCACCCCCTCTACGCCCCGAGCCCCTCCGTGTCCTCCGCCATGATCGCCAACGAGAGGGACCGACTGGAGCGCCTCG GGTTGCCAGCCACCACCCTGGGCCTGACCGTGGCCGCTCCCCCCTCGGAGAACCCCCTGAGTGTGTCCTCGGTCGAGCGTCTTGCCCTGGCTGACCACATGCATCGGCTGCAGATGTTCAACGAAGTTCATGCCCATACTCactcccacgcccacacccacctgCACCTTCACCCAGGAG ctgcagcagcagcagcagcagctggatACCCTCCCCGGCCCCTGATGCGGCCGGGTGACCCCTCACCCCACCAGCTGCCCCCTGGCTACCCCCCTCAGAGCCACCACGCCCTGCTGGGGCGGCCCTACGAGGAGCTGGCACAC ATCACGGCAGCGCACGCCCATGAGATTCAACGGCAGATGCTGATCGAGAGGGAGCGgttcccccacctcacccccgGCGGTCCCTTTAGGCCTGAGTATGGGCACGGCCGCTGA
- the LOC127005634 gene encoding arginine-glutamic acid dipeptide repeats protein-like isoform X4 — MMTTTDRGKGVEEGENGGAATAATAAAAAAAAVAAAPGGCTEAAIDPPPSSTSSSNSNSSSASIPPSGVMVPGGPKGPDGTVIEEVMTAVVGKKQPVRGQAFRAPNGEYVSYLCTDDTTLYRPGDSVYIESQRADQPFFICSIQEFRRSKRDTLMVNIKWFYRPSEVPETVYQRLAQDRNTENNNKSLVTDDPVIKSRELFISDATDTYPVSVLRGLCRVDHYSDIHSVRDFLPEDNSFFYILGYNPETRRLASTQGEIRVGPSHQAKLPEFKGNVIVDERPEVCADWEEQRWVPGASRDTDLLMYLRAARSMAAFAGLCDGGSTTDGCNAASRDDTTINALEMLHNSDYDHGKALQALVKCPVPDGIEKKWSEDERKRFMKGLRQYGKNFFRIRKDLLPHKETSDLVSFYYLWKKTPAAAGHRPHRRHRRQNVLRRIRTPRAQRNTGPSDPLDPSSASEKDDDSDDSDSKDRQGYHCRHCYTTSSRDWHHAGKDKQLLCYECRIHFKRYGDLPVITNPREPPPGSGRPPPTPTEEDLRMRTRTRSKEITTRHRAARRSRANTPDITDECPTPDRRTPDRRTPDRRTARLSSSPAPKKVEDKNPRVKRAMGSDDASGSSTPSKRRRNGGDMSGLSTEESSDEGDGGSGDPSSPSPMNPSTPTPQLLPVSTPQAPEAPISSPAPQPPSNPTTTATITTTTTPTTTASTSPPPPSPMSLPPVAPPVSSTITTTTSTSTTTTSSPAITTTATSLSSVTVSMPSASPVSSIPSAPAPASPPHPTTSSHLLPHSSAASSSPAPAPKPRQLVPPGSLWSIMPGSPAPATTTTSAPMAPAAQVNPTWSSVVQTPLASTAMPRLSPGGPVPPPPPAHSGSAIQPQVITRISSAPPPPPAQQPPLSTPGKPLSGPPSIPISGAGMHGPGMGRPGMAGVRMVPQSVPPASPRTSALTVVAPVASVGSAPPVTAAPTPLRPGTSMEDRGSVVRAPVSSVPHSVLAPQAAPPHSAPAPGPPPALHDKPPKVKTEADMVRYPPGLHHPGLRPPPTSIHGHPPAPPPSHHPPPTSQPPAPTSTAPLSLACTSSSSISGLPSGYPATVGAGAAAVSRPPLMTSSGMLPYPPPAGLIKPEQIKREAEPPYRPDKIKYEPSSGPPAAHHPAPAPAPPPLPEPFKMEVPKVEPKLEIKQERGDRPEIIAEIKSEPRHEPPKPPPITMPPGLTPGSLGSLPVNLCIPGYPYPYAAVAGYGYPLPLHYYPTPTHPRTTASTIHRPQSPSQRPGSSGGSSGPPSIASSRASPPTPSFTSTGSSATVTTSSTTTKPSTIPGAYAPPHLGPAMYGGRPGVPPHLSSPGKLPTSQPAQAPPGVRPPGPAVGLPGMSPGLPPGMPPGLSTASGGPAPLPTPPAAHTGPVVKPPSMPVNLSQSSSGPPASQPPTTQALPATVPPSHPSYPGGPTSTLGPAAPQHDEEHDDGDDDLPMHREPSPEPKIEDSEFHRSESAIFLRHWNRGEFNSCTRTDLTFKPVPNSQLARKREERLRKQAEKEREEREKVQQRKASSSTPDKRETPKPSSSGEGSSLYDRMQPRNPVDTPALSRLGFPHREYARSPAGLSPGAGRPPGLGLPSGLGGGPPPGLDLLHYGSMLYPPASQERMELEAARERELRELRDRELTDRIKQEMLKRPLNPADPAYPHGLSPHWLSGTRFPTLPPPVTLGSGFPHSHPLYAPSPSVSSAMIANERDRLERLGLPATTLGLTVAAPPSENPLSVSSVERLALADHMHRLQMFNEVHAHTHSHAHTHLHLHPGAAAAAAAAGYPPRPLMRPGDPSPHQLPPGYPPQSHHALLGRPYEELAHMMKCLEGPLRAIYPEQITAAHAHEIQRQMLIERERFPHLTPGGPFRPEYGHGR, encoded by the exons ACACTGAGAATA ATAACAAGTCCTTGGTGACGGACGACCCGGTTATCAAGTCGCGAGAGCTCTTCATCTCAGACGCCACAGACACCTACCCCGTGTCTGTGCTGCGGGGACTCTGCCGCGTCGACCACTACTCAGACATACACTCCGTCAGGGATTTTCTGCCCGAGGACAACTCCTTCTTCTACATCCTTGG GTACAACCCCGAGACGCGGAGACTTGCCTCCACACAGGGTGAGATCAGAGTGGGGCCGTCACACCAGGCCAAGCTGCCGGAGTTCAA AGGCAATGTGATAGTGGATGAGCGGCCGGAGGTGTGCGCCGACTGGGAGGAGCAGCGGTGGGTGCCGGGGGCCTCGCGCGACACAGACCTACTCATGTACCTGAGGGCCGCACGCTCCATGGCTGCATTTGCCGGCCTGTGTGACGGAGGCTCAACCACGGACGGCTGCAATGCTGCCTCCAGGGATGACACCACCATCAACGCCTTGGAGATG CTGCACAACAGTGACTACGACCACGGCAAGGCCCTCCAGGCGTTGGTCAAGTGTCCAGTGCCCGACGGCATCGAGAAGAAGTGGTCCGAGGATGAGAGG AAGCGGTTCATGAAGGGGCTGAGGCAGTACGGCAAGAACTTCTTCAGGATACGCAAAGACCTTCTGCCGCACAAGGAAACG AGTGACCTGGTGTCCTTCTACTACCTGTGGAAGAAGACCCCCGCGGCGGCCGGCCATCGCCCTCACCGCCGCCACCGTCGCCAGAACGTGCTGCGGCGGATACGTACGCCACGGGCCCAGCGCAACACTGGCCCCAGCGACCCCTTGGACCCCTCTTCCGCCTCCGAGAAGGATGACGACTCGGATGACTCAGACTCCAAGGACCGCCAAGGCTACCACTGCCGCCATTGTTACACCACCT CCTCACGTGACTGGCACCACGCGGGGAAGGACAAACAACTGCTGTGTTACGAGTGCCGAATTCACTTCAAGCGCTACGGCGACCTGCCCGTCATCACCAACCCCAGAGAACCCCCACCAGGCTCAGGGCGACCACCACCTACACCCACCGAGGAGGACCTGCGGATGAGGACACGCACCCGGTCCAAGGAGATCACCACCCGCCACCGTGCCGCCCGCCGGTCTCGTGCCAACACCCCGGACATCACCGACGAGTGCCCCACGCCTGACCGCAGGACCCCGGACCGCCGCACACCCGACAGACGCACGGCGCGGCTGTCCTCATCACCCGCCCCGAAGAAG GTGGAGGATAAGAACCCACGGGTGAAGCGTGCGATGGGCTCAGACGACGCCTCGGGCTCGTCCACACCCAGCAAGAGGAGGCGGAACGGTGGTGAT ATGTCCGGGTTAAGTACTGAAGAGAgttctgatgagggtgatggaggtagtggtgacCCCAGCTCCCCCTCACCCATGAACCCCTCTACCCCCACCCCCCAGCTGTTACCAGTGTCCACCCCCCAGGCCCCAGAagcccccatctcctcccctgccccccagCCTCcctccaaccccaccaccactgccacgatcaccaccaccaccacgcccaccaccactgccagcacttctccccctcccccgtcccccaTGTCCCTACCCCCAGTTGCCCCCCCAGTGTCctccacgatcaccaccaccaccagcacctccaccaccaccacctccagcccagccatcaccaccactgccacctccttGTCCTCAGTCACAGTCTCCATGCCTTCTGCTTCCCccgtctcctccatcccctctgcccccgcccccgcctctcctccacaccccaccacctcctctcacCTGCTGCCCCACTCCTCggcggcctcctcctcccctgccccagCGCCCAAGCCCCGACAACTGGTGCCTCCAGGGTCCCTGTGGTCCATCATGCCTGGCTCCCCcgccccagccaccaccaccacttccgcccCCATGGCCCCAGCCGCACAGGTTAACCCCACCTGGAGCAGTGTGGTGCAGACCCCGCTGGCCTCCACTGCCATGCCCCGGCTGTCCCCTGGCGGCCctgtgcccccccctcccccggcacACAGTGGCTCGGCGATCCAGCCCCAGGTGATCACCCGCATCTCCTCTGCCCCGCCCCCTCCGCCTGCCCAGCAGCCCCCACTCTCCACCCCAGGCAAACCTCTGTCAGGACCTCCCAGCATTCCCATAAGTGGGGCGGGGATGCATGGACCCGGGATGGGGCGGCCGGGGATGGCAGGTGTGCGGATGGTGCCCCAGTCTGTGCCCCCCGCCAGCCCCCGCACCTCAGCCCTCACGGTGGTGGCTCCTGTGGCCTCTGTGGGCTCTGCCCCGCCCGTCACTGCCGCCCCCACCCCACTGCGCCCTGGCACCAGCATGGAGGACCGGGGCTCAGTGGTGCGGGCCCCTGTCAGCAGCGTGCCCCACAGTGTGCTGGCCCCGCAGGCTGCCCCACCACACTCAGCCCCAGCCCCTGGCCCTCCCCCTGCTCTGCATGACAAGCCCCCCAAGgtgaagacagaggcagacatgGTGAGGTACCCCCCTGGGCTCCACCACCCCGGCCTCAGGCCACCACCCACCTCCATTCACGGCCAtccccctgccccgcccccctcacaccaccccccacccaccagcCAGCCTCCTGCCCCAACCAGCACGGCCCCGCTCTCCCTGGCctgcaccagcagcagcagcatcagtgGCCTGCCCAGCGGCTACCCTGCCACCGTAGGGGCCGGGGCAGCAGCAGTGTCCAGGCCGCCACTGATGACCAGCAGTGGCATGCTGCCCTACCCGCCCCCCGCTGGCCTCATCAAGCCAGAGCAGATCAAGAGGGAGGCCGAGCCGCCCTACAGGCCAGACAAGATCAAGTACGAGCCTTCCTCTGGGCCGCCCGCCGCACACCACCCCgcccctgcccccgccccgccgcccctgcctgAGCCCTTCAAGATGGAGGTGCCCAAGGTGGAGCCTAAGCTGGAGATCAAGCAGGAGCGCGGCGACCGCCCGGAGATCATCGCTGAGATCAAGTCAGAGCCCCGCCACGAACCCCCCAAGCCCCCACCCATCACCATGCCCCCGGGCCTGACCCCCGGCAGCCTGGGCTCCCTGCCCGTCAACCTCTGCATCCCCGGCTACCCCTACCCCTACGCTGCAGTGGCGGGCTACGGCTACCCCCTGCCCTTGCACTactaccccacccccacccatccCCGCACCACTGCCTCCACCATCCACAGACCCCAGTCCCCCTCCCAGCGCCCTGGCAGCAGCGGCGGCTCCTCCGGCCCGCCCTCCATCGCCTCCAGCCGCGCCTCACCCCCCacaccctccttcacctccaccggctcctccgccaccgtcaccacctcctccaccaccaccaagcctTCCACCATCCCCGGTGCTTACGCTCCGCCTCACCTCGGCCCCGCCATGTACGGGGGGCGGCCAGGGGTGcccccccacctctcctcccctggCAAGCTGCCCACTAGTCAGCCAGCACAGGCCCCGCCCGGGGTAAGGCCGCCCGGCCCCGCCGTGGGTCTTCCAGGCATGTCGCCGGGACTGCCCCCCGGGATGCCTCCAGGTCTGTCAACTGCCTCGGGGGGGCCGGCACCCCTGCCCACGCCCCCTGCTGCTCACACGGGGCCGGTGGTGAAGCCCCCCAGCATGCCTGTCAACTTGAGTCAGTCCTCCAGTGGACCCCCGGCCAGCCAGCCCCCCACCACTCAGGCCCTGCCTGCCACCGTGCCCCCCAGCCATCCATCCTACCCGGGGGGCCCCACCTCCACCCTGGGCCCCGCCGCACCCCAGCACGATGAGGAGCACGACGACGGCGACGATGACTTGCCGATGCACAGAGAACCCTCGCCAGAACCCAAGATTGAAGACTCAGAGTTCCACCGCTCAGAGAGTgccat TTTCCTTCGTCACTGGAACCGCGGAGAGTTCAACTCCTGCACCCGGACGGACCTGACCTTCAAGCCCGTGCCCAACAGCCAGCTGGCCAGGAAGAGAGAGGAGCGGCTCAGGAAGCAGGCAGAGAAGGAGcgcgaggagagggagaaagtgcaG CAGAGGAAGGCCAGCAGCAGCACCCCAGACAAGAGGGAGACACCCAAGCCCTCCAGCTCAGGCGAGGGCAGCTCCCTGTACGACCGCATGCAGCCCAGGAACCCCGTCGACACCCCGGCCCTCTCCAGACTGGG TTTCCCCCACAGGGAGTATGCGAGGTCCCCGGCTGGGCTGTCACCAGGTGCAGGGCGCCCCCCCGGCCTCGGCCTCCCGTCGGGGTTGGGTGGAGGGCCTCCCCCTGGCCTGGACCTGCTCCACTATGGCAGCATGCTGTACCCGCCGGCCTCCCAGGAGCGCATGGAGCTGGAGGCAGCGCGAGAGCGGGAGCTGCGGGAGCTAAGGGACCGTGAGCTGACCGACCGCATCAAGCAGGAGATGCTCAAGCGGCCCCTCAACCCCGCCGACCCCGCCTACCCCCACGGCCTGTCCCCGCACTGGCTCAGCGGGACGCGCTTCCCCACGCTGCCTCCACCTGTCACCCTGGGCTCCGGGTTCCCCCACAGCCACCCCCTCTACGCCCCGAGCCCCTCCGTGTCCTCCGCCATGATCGCCAACGAGAGGGACCGACTGGAGCGCCTCG GGTTGCCAGCCACCACCCTGGGCCTGACCGTGGCCGCTCCCCCCTCGGAGAACCCCCTGAGTGTGTCCTCGGTCGAGCGTCTTGCCCTGGCTGACCACATGCATCGGCTGCAGATGTTCAACGAAGTTCATGCCCATACTCactcccacgcccacacccacctgCACCTTCACCCAGGAG ctgcagcagcagcagcagcagctggatACCCTCCCCGGCCCCTGATGCGGCCGGGTGACCCCTCACCCCACCAGCTGCCCCCTGGCTACCCCCCTCAGAGCCACCACGCCCTGCTGGGGCGGCCCTACGAGGAGCTGGCACAC ATGATGAAGTGTTTAGAAGGCCCACTGCGTGCAATTTATCCGGAACAA ATCACGGCAGCGCACGCCCATGAGATTCAACGGCAGATGCTGATCGAGAGGGAGCGgttcccccacctcacccccgGCGGTCCCTTTAGGCCTGAGTATGGGCACGGCCGCTGA